In a genomic window of Thalassotalea piscium:
- the era gene encoding GTPase Era, producing the protein MTTEKHCGLIAIVGRPNVGKSTLLNALLGQKISITSRKPQTTRHRILGILTEDNHQAVLVDTPGLHGDEKRAINRLMNRAAASSIVEVELILFLVEGTHWTSDDELVLNKIKKSGAPCILIVNKSDNVQDKESLLPHLQKLGEMHNFKDIVPISASKGDNVDKIKTMCLAALPAGDFWFPEDYITDRSSRFMASEIIREKLMRFTGDELPYSTTVEIEQFKVDTKGILHINALVLVERTTQKRMVIGNKGERLKTIGQEARRDMEALFDQKVFLETWVKVKSGWADDERALRSLGYGDDYSG; encoded by the coding sequence ATGACAACAGAAAAGCATTGCGGCTTAATTGCAATTGTCGGGCGACCAAATGTTGGTAAGTCTACCTTGTTAAATGCCTTGTTAGGCCAAAAAATCAGTATTACCTCTCGAAAGCCCCAAACAACACGTCACCGTATACTAGGTATTTTAACCGAAGACAATCACCAAGCTGTATTAGTAGACACGCCTGGATTACACGGTGATGAGAAACGTGCCATTAATCGGTTAATGAATCGCGCGGCTGCAAGTTCAATTGTTGAAGTAGAACTTATTTTATTTCTAGTAGAAGGCACGCATTGGACAAGCGACGATGAACTGGTACTTAATAAAATCAAAAAAAGTGGCGCACCATGTATTTTAATTGTTAATAAAAGCGATAATGTACAAGATAAAGAGTCATTGTTACCACACTTACAAAAACTAGGTGAAATGCATAACTTTAAAGATATTGTACCTATTTCAGCAAGTAAAGGTGATAATGTTGATAAGATAAAAACTATGTGTTTAGCAGCATTACCCGCGGGCGACTTTTGGTTTCCTGAAGACTACATTACCGATCGCTCTAGCCGGTTTATGGCCTCTGAAATTATTCGTGAAAAGCTAATGCGTTTTACTGGAGATGAGTTACCTTATTCTACGACGGTAGAAATAGAGCAGTTTAAGGTTGATACGAAAGGTATCTTACATATAAATGCCTTAGTGTTAGTTGAACGTACTACTCAAAAACGCATGGTCATTGGTAACAAAGGCGAAAGGCTTAAAACAATTGGTCAAGAAGCCCGTCGTGATATGGAAGCTTTATTTGATCAAAAAGTGTTTTTAGAAACATGGGTAAAGGTGAAGTCGGGCTGGGCAGATGATGAACGTGCTTTGCGTAGTTTAGGCTACGGTGATGATTACTCGGGTTAA
- the recO gene encoding DNA repair protein RecO, whose translation MFELEQAAFVLHSRPYRENQKIVELLTAHHGKVSAITYVGHTNKSNKKSLLQPFLPISVVLSGNNSLQKLTRVEAIGKSYSLEKERLYSGFYLNELLVRLLPEHQESSELFSLYQQSLSALNGEQAIELVLRTFEAQLLEELGQTIDFSLLDESKADFFHYIPDNGFQLTCDINKHLPKYTRSDLQAIATGEFTEPQVRQSYKKLMRQVINHLLGGKPLNSRQLFK comes from the coding sequence GTGTTTGAACTAGAACAAGCCGCTTTTGTGTTACATAGCCGCCCTTATCGAGAAAATCAAAAAATCGTAGAGCTACTTACTGCTCATCACGGTAAAGTATCAGCAATTACTTATGTAGGCCATACAAACAAATCGAATAAAAAAAGCTTATTACAACCTTTCTTACCAATTAGTGTGGTGTTATCTGGCAATAATAGCTTGCAAAAATTAACTCGAGTTGAAGCAATTGGTAAGTCATACTCGCTCGAAAAAGAAAGGTTATATAGTGGTTTTTATTTAAATGAGCTACTAGTGAGATTACTGCCAGAACATCAAGAAAGCAGTGAGTTGTTTTCGCTTTATCAACAAAGTTTAAGCGCATTAAATGGTGAGCAAGCAATTGAGTTGGTGCTACGAACATTCGAAGCACAATTGTTAGAAGAGTTAGGGCAGACTATCGATTTTTCACTACTTGATGAGAGCAAAGCTGACTTTTTTCATTATATACCAGATAATGGCTTTCAACTAACATGTGATATTAACAAGCACCTGCCTAAATATACTAGGAGTGACTTGCAAGCTATTGCAACGGGTGAGTTTACAGAGCCGCAAGTAAGACAAAGTTATAAAAAACTTATGCGGCAAGTGATTAATCATTTATTAGGTGGTAAACCACTTAATAGTCGACAATTATTTAAATGA
- the pdxJ gene encoding pyridoxine 5'-phosphate synthase — translation MKDILLGVNVDHIATLRQARGTTYPDPVHAASVAEHAGADGITIHLREDRRHIQDRDVFVMKETLQTRMNLEIAVTDEMLAIACEVKPAFCCLVPEKREELTTEGGLDVAGQQDKINDAVAQLSAAGIKTSLFIDADKAQIDAAVLSKAPFIEIHTGCYADAATEELQLQELARLKGGVEYAHSLGLKVNAGHGLHYFNVKPIAAIAEIVELNIGHAIIARAAIDGLDKAIRDMKRLMIEARL, via the coding sequence ATGAAAGATATTTTACTTGGTGTTAATGTAGATCATATTGCAACATTACGACAAGCTCGTGGAACGACATATCCTGATCCAGTACATGCGGCTAGTGTTGCAGAGCATGCTGGCGCTGACGGCATAACCATACACTTACGTGAGGATAGACGACATATACAAGATCGCGATGTATTTGTTATGAAAGAAACCTTACAAACACGAATGAACCTCGAGATAGCTGTAACTGATGAAATGTTGGCAATAGCATGTGAGGTTAAGCCTGCTTTTTGCTGTTTGGTACCTGAAAAGCGTGAAGAATTAACCACAGAAGGTGGTTTAGATGTTGCTGGTCAGCAAGATAAAATTAATGATGCAGTTGCACAACTTAGTGCCGCCGGGATAAAAACAAGTTTATTTATAGATGCTGATAAAGCACAGATAGATGCTGCAGTATTAAGCAAGGCACCATTCATTGAAATTCACACCGGTTGCTATGCGGATGCGGCAACTGAAGAGCTACAATTACAAGAGTTAGCGCGTTTAAAGGGTGGTGTTGAATACGCTCACAGTCTAGGTTTAAAGGTAAATGCAGGCCACGGATTACATTACTTTAACGTAAAGCCTATAGCAGCAATAGCTGAAATTGTTGAGCTTAATATTGGTCATGCAATTATTGCCCGAGCCGCTATAGATGGTTTAGATAAAGCTATTCGTGATATGAAACGCTTAATGATAGAGGCCAGACTCTAG
- the acpS gene encoding holo-ACP synthase, whose amino-acid sequence MSIVGIGTDIIEISRIVNMSDKAKARLAKRVLTDNEYQRYLTLNLKDAFLAKRWAGKEATAKALGTGIAQGVSFQHIEISNLVSGKPTLLLTEQALLLAKEQGATQWHISLSDEATYATAFVVLSSD is encoded by the coding sequence ATGTCTATTGTTGGAATAGGCACAGATATCATTGAAATCAGCCGTATTGTCAATATGTCTGATAAAGCAAAAGCTAGGTTAGCTAAACGAGTGTTAACGGATAATGAATATCAGCGCTACTTAACACTGAATTTAAAAGATGCGTTCTTAGCTAAGCGTTGGGCTGGGAAAGAGGCTACTGCCAAGGCGCTAGGTACAGGTATTGCCCAAGGAGTTTCATTTCAGCATATAGAGATAAGTAATTTAGTGAGCGGAAAACCAACGTTACTACTTACAGAGCAAGCATTACTTCTTGCAAAAGAGCAGGGTGCAACGCAATGGCATATATCATTATCAGATGAAGCGACTTATGCCACTGCCTTTGTAGTTTTATCTTCTGACTAA
- the barA gene encoding two-component sensor histidine kinase BarA: protein MHKISLKDWVILLTIVPTTLIGITIASYFSYSRYTELNHYLTERSLSIIEPLAITSTDAITQNQREKLRHIVGFAHRSQSTIIKSITVFTKDNQLFVTSAYHGDISLLRLGAGAEMPIKTTVTEVDDYLIFRTPIIDETITNENNNDIGQTVVGYISMQIDKNQIKFDQQSQVLIAFSIVLFGVLINAIFASRLIKNVTRPVNSMVQAVDRIREGKLESRVSGQLIGELNFLKNGVNAMAQSLGDYHDEMQKSIDQATLDLRESLEQFEIQNVQLDIAKRKAQEANKVKSEFLANMSHELRTPLNGVIGFTRQVLKTPLTATQRDYLQTIERSAANLLAIINDILDFSKLDAGKMVIEKIPFSLRDSVEEALTLLAPSAHNKNIELSLRVNPALPDSFIGDAMRIKQILINLANNAIKFTDKGSVNIELDSELIDDKTALLKATVTDDGIGMTKAQQETIFEAFSQADKSVTRLYGGTGLGLVISQRLVTEMNGDIGFDSEEGRGSTFWFTFTCELNQIPDTEQPKPKPLKNKHILYYESHTHSRIATSEIMENWLMKVTPVTSLEQVSNALAKDNTYDFALIGHDVTPTALNELKKLILSIKPHIPAIHLAINSNSPNLHEALVAAGADSCISKPVTPERLCKVLMPNSNSLESDLLHASEQKIPIKVLAVDDNDANLKLIDALLHEQVHDVTVAINGKEAVELCKNEKFALIFMDIQMPVMDGVSALNYIKTTTFNDNTPIIAVTAHALSEEKDKLLKEGFDSYMTKPIDEAMLKHIIYEYCDPQLLGYKAISVKGAETIDEQPLLSVDDINKSNKATAIINWPLALKRAGRKEALAKDMLNGLTESLPETKQHLAEALTAQDIAQLKVLIHKLNGACCYSGVPALEKIVREIETALKKGSAIDELEPEFFELFEHIENVITEAPKTLKALEEQTS, encoded by the coding sequence ATGCATAAAATAAGCCTAAAAGATTGGGTAATTTTACTCACCATAGTCCCAACAACCCTTATTGGAATAACTATTGCTAGTTATTTCTCTTATAGCCGTTACACAGAGTTAAATCATTATTTAACCGAACGCTCGCTTAGCATTATAGAACCATTAGCAATTACCAGCACAGATGCAATTACTCAAAATCAAAGAGAAAAGTTACGCCATATTGTCGGCTTTGCTCACCGTAGTCAATCTACCATTATTAAAAGTATTACTGTATTTACCAAAGACAATCAGCTATTTGTCACCAGTGCTTATCACGGTGATATTTCTTTACTTCGCTTAGGTGCAGGCGCTGAGATGCCAATCAAAACTACAGTAACAGAAGTTGATGATTACCTGATATTTAGAACCCCCATTATTGATGAAACCATTACAAACGAAAACAATAATGACATCGGCCAAACAGTGGTTGGCTATATCTCGATGCAAATAGACAAGAATCAAATAAAATTTGATCAACAAAGCCAAGTGTTAATTGCGTTTAGCATTGTTTTATTTGGGGTTTTAATCAATGCCATTTTTGCTTCACGTCTAATTAAAAATGTTACTCGCCCTGTAAATTCAATGGTGCAAGCGGTAGATCGTATTAGAGAAGGTAAGTTAGAAAGCCGAGTTAGTGGACAGCTAATTGGCGAACTTAACTTCTTAAAAAATGGTGTTAACGCTATGGCTCAATCGTTAGGTGATTACCATGACGAAATGCAAAAAAGTATTGACCAAGCGACCCTTGATCTAAGAGAAAGCTTAGAGCAGTTTGAAATTCAAAACGTGCAATTAGATATCGCCAAACGAAAAGCGCAAGAAGCGAATAAAGTAAAGTCTGAGTTTTTAGCTAATATGAGTCATGAGTTACGCACTCCTCTAAATGGTGTAATTGGCTTTACTCGCCAGGTATTAAAAACCCCTTTAACCGCGACACAACGCGATTACTTACAAACAATTGAGCGTTCTGCTGCAAACCTACTGGCAATTATTAATGACATTCTCGACTTCTCAAAACTTGATGCGGGTAAAATGGTTATTGAAAAAATTCCTTTCTCGCTCAGAGATTCTGTTGAAGAGGCATTAACATTATTAGCACCAAGCGCACATAATAAAAATATCGAGCTGTCGCTGCGTGTAAACCCTGCATTGCCAGATTCATTTATTGGTGACGCTATGCGTATCAAACAAATATTGATCAACCTTGCCAATAATGCGATAAAATTTACTGATAAGGGCTCGGTTAACATTGAACTAGATAGTGAACTCATTGATGATAAAACCGCTTTATTGAAAGCTACAGTTACCGACGACGGTATTGGCATGACAAAAGCGCAACAAGAAACTATTTTTGAAGCCTTCAGCCAAGCCGACAAGAGTGTCACTCGTTTATACGGTGGAACCGGATTAGGTTTGGTCATTTCTCAACGTTTAGTGACAGAAATGAACGGCGACATTGGTTTTGATAGTGAAGAAGGTCGAGGATCTACGTTTTGGTTTACCTTTACCTGCGAATTAAATCAAATTCCAGATACTGAACAGCCCAAACCTAAGCCACTTAAAAATAAACATATTTTATATTACGAGTCTCATACACATAGCAGAATTGCCACAAGTGAAATAATGGAAAACTGGCTAATGAAGGTAACGCCAGTAACTAGCTTAGAGCAAGTAAGTAATGCACTTGCCAAAGACAACACCTATGACTTTGCACTGATTGGGCATGATGTTACACCCACAGCGCTTAATGAGTTGAAAAAACTAATCCTTTCGATTAAACCGCATATTCCCGCTATTCATTTAGCCATTAACAGTAATTCTCCAAACTTACATGAAGCGCTTGTCGCAGCAGGCGCTGATAGTTGTATTAGTAAGCCTGTTACCCCAGAACGCCTCTGCAAAGTACTGATGCCAAATAGCAACTCTCTTGAATCAGACTTACTGCATGCAAGTGAACAAAAGATCCCGATTAAGGTGTTAGCCGTAGACGATAATGACGCAAATTTAAAACTTATTGATGCATTACTTCATGAGCAAGTACACGATGTTACTGTTGCTATTAACGGCAAAGAAGCGGTTGAGTTATGTAAAAATGAAAAATTTGCGCTAATTTTTATGGATATTCAAATGCCTGTTATGGATGGGGTTTCTGCACTTAATTACATAAAAACAACCACTTTTAACGATAATACCCCCATAATAGCAGTAACAGCTCATGCCTTGAGCGAAGAGAAAGATAAATTATTAAAAGAAGGGTTTGACTCATACATGACTAAACCCATTGATGAAGCAATGCTCAAACACATTATTTATGAGTATTGCGATCCTCAACTATTAGGATACAAGGCAATTAGTGTTAAAGGCGCTGAAACAATAGACGAGCAACCTTTATTATCCGTTGATGATATCAATAAAAGCAATAAAGCGACGGCAATTATAAATTGGCCTCTAGCTCTCAAGCGTGCAGGGCGCAAAGAAGCGCTTGCTAAAGATATGTTAAATGGCTTAACTGAAAGCTTACCTGAAACAAAACAGCACCTTGCAGAGGCGCTTACGGCACAAGACATAGCTCAGTTAAAAGTATTAATACATAAACTTAACGGCGCTTGTTGTTATTCAGGTGTGCCGGCATTAGAGAAAATTGTACGTGAAATAGAAACCGCACTAAAAAAAGGTAGCGCGATAGATGAGTTAGAACCAGAATTTTTTGAGTTGTTTGAACATATAGAAAATGTAATTACAGAAGCACCAAAAACACTTAAAGCACTTGAAGAACAAACTAGTTAA
- the relA gene encoding GTP diphosphokinase, whose translation MVSVRKSHQMSETSFEHWLTALELNSVKHQSLEKLWAKVKDKFDGNIECENKSFEMVEILASLNLDSDSLCAAFLSSLYEYQLIDLTYIEENFSKNVLVLVQSVSQMDAIRALQQNQTNRVAANQIDNIRKMLLAMVEDVRAVVIKLAERLCYLRIVKNYDEETRVIAAKETENIYAPLANRLGIGQLKWELEDIAFRYLHPEVYKKIAKQLAEKRLDREQYMVDFVDNLSAKLSEVGIDGEVYGRPKHIFSIWKKMKQKSLDFEQLFDVRAVRIVVSKLQDCYGALGIVHTNWKHLADEFDDYVATPKSNGYQSIHTVVLGPEGKSIEVQIRTQQMHDDAELGVAAHWRYKEGSASGKTTGFDEKVSWLRKILQWQDDVSESGELLDELRSQVFEDRIYVFTPNGDVIDLPVGSTPLDFAYYIHSNVGHCCVGAKVSGRIVPFTHRLKTGDQVEVLTNKKTNPSRDWLNPNLKYLHTARARAKVQHYFRLQDRDKHIALGKEQLEQELDKHQIVNAALKLAAEKFNMNTVEDLYAAIGSGNARLQQVINFLLLQHEKSQPHKEIDPQSLITQVNQPNKLKGDNNGITVSGVGNLLTHMAQCCQPVSGDEILGFITQGRGISVHRKDCEQLANSLLQQPEREVEVQWGEQSRGMYKATILITAYDRQGLLRDISTIIANERLLIVGLESHSDKHQATTNILIYVEITDNDSLNRLLNKLLQLDDVVDAVRK comes from the coding sequence ATGGTTTCGGTAAGAAAATCACATCAAATGTCAGAAACGAGTTTTGAGCATTGGTTAACTGCATTAGAGTTAAATAGTGTTAAGCACCAATCACTGGAAAAACTATGGGCAAAAGTAAAAGATAAGTTTGATGGTAATATTGAATGTGAAAATAAATCATTTGAAATGGTGGAGATTCTTGCCAGCCTTAATTTAGATAGCGACTCTTTATGTGCTGCTTTTTTATCTTCTTTGTATGAGTATCAATTAATAGACCTTACTTATATCGAAGAAAATTTTTCAAAAAATGTGCTAGTGCTGGTACAAAGTGTCAGTCAAATGGATGCTATTCGCGCGTTACAGCAAAATCAAACCAACCGTGTTGCTGCTAATCAAATAGACAATATTCGAAAAATGCTATTGGCTATGGTTGAAGATGTTCGCGCTGTTGTAATTAAGCTAGCAGAACGCCTTTGTTATTTGCGTATTGTTAAAAATTACGATGAAGAAACGCGAGTTATAGCAGCGAAAGAAACTGAAAACATCTACGCGCCACTTGCTAACCGTTTAGGTATCGGGCAGTTAAAGTGGGAACTTGAAGATATTGCCTTTCGATATTTACATCCAGAAGTTTATAAAAAAATAGCCAAGCAATTAGCAGAAAAACGCTTAGACAGAGAGCAGTATATGGTGGATTTTGTTGATAACTTATCAGCAAAATTATCAGAAGTTGGTATTGACGGAGAAGTGTATGGCAGACCCAAGCATATCTTCAGTATCTGGAAGAAAATGAAACAAAAATCACTCGACTTTGAACAATTGTTTGATGTTAGAGCCGTACGGATTGTCGTGTCTAAATTGCAAGATTGTTATGGCGCTTTGGGTATTGTTCATACTAATTGGAAACACCTAGCTGATGAGTTTGATGATTACGTAGCAACTCCTAAGTCTAATGGTTATCAGTCAATACATACTGTTGTTTTAGGCCCTGAGGGTAAGTCGATAGAAGTCCAAATACGTACTCAACAAATGCACGACGATGCCGAGCTTGGTGTGGCTGCTCATTGGCGTTACAAAGAGGGCTCTGCGAGTGGTAAAACAACGGGCTTTGATGAAAAAGTAAGTTGGTTACGAAAAATATTACAGTGGCAAGATGATGTTAGCGAAAGTGGTGAACTGCTTGATGAGCTACGTAGCCAAGTATTTGAAGACCGTATTTATGTCTTTACCCCAAATGGTGATGTTATTGACTTACCTGTTGGATCCACACCATTAGATTTTGCTTACTATATTCATTCTAACGTGGGGCATTGCTGCGTAGGTGCAAAAGTATCTGGACGCATAGTGCCTTTTACCCATCGTTTAAAAACGGGTGATCAAGTTGAGGTGCTAACTAATAAAAAAACAAACCCCAGTCGAGACTGGTTGAACCCAAATTTAAAATACTTGCATACCGCAAGAGCAAGGGCGAAGGTACAGCATTACTTTAGGTTACAAGACCGTGATAAACATATTGCCCTTGGCAAAGAACAATTAGAGCAAGAGTTAGACAAACATCAAATTGTTAATGCAGCGCTTAAATTAGCGGCAGAAAAGTTTAATATGAATACGGTTGAAGATTTATATGCGGCGATAGGCTCCGGAAATGCCCGGTTACAGCAAGTGATTAATTTTTTGTTATTGCAGCATGAAAAGTCTCAACCACATAAAGAGATTGATCCTCAAAGCTTAATTACCCAGGTTAATCAGCCTAACAAACTAAAAGGCGATAACAATGGTATTACGGTGTCAGGTGTAGGTAACTTGTTAACCCACATGGCGCAATGCTGCCAGCCGGTATCTGGGGATGAAATATTAGGCTTTATTACGCAAGGCCGAGGTATTTCAGTGCACAGGAAAGACTGTGAACAGTTAGCTAATTCATTGTTACAACAGCCCGAACGAGAAGTTGAGGTACAGTGGGGAGAGCAAAGCCGTGGTATGTATAAAGCGACAATATTAATAACCGCCTATGACCGTCAAGGACTGCTAAGAGATATCTCTACAATAATTGCAAATGAAAGGTTATTAATTGTAGGCTTGGAAAGCCATTCAGACAAACACCAAGCCACAACGAATATACTTATTTATGTTGAAATAACCGATAACGATAGTTTAAATCGCTTATTGAATAAGTTATTACAGCTTGATGATGTAGTTGATGCCGTAAGAAAATAA
- the mazG gene encoding nucleoside triphosphate pyrophosphohydrolase produces the protein MINDKPSIEKLRWIMAKLRDPETGCPWDLKQTFTSIVPHTIEEAYEVADAVIDAVEQQDFSELEKELGDLLFQVIFYSQLGQEQKSFDFDSVVAAICEKLIRRHPHVFGDKQLSTDAEIKANWENEKAKERQSKNIHEKISILADIPRNLPALSQAAKIQKRCAHVGFDWNNIDDVFAKVLEEVEEVKQELHHSPELLAEEIGDLLFAVVNLCRHAKQDPESILRQANKKFTNRFHHVEQQVQLSNRCFEQHDLAELEQYWLQAKNRQKKIN, from the coding sequence ATGATAAATGATAAACCCTCAATAGAAAAACTCCGTTGGATCATGGCTAAGTTACGTGACCCAGAAACAGGCTGTCCATGGGATTTAAAACAAACTTTTACTAGCATTGTGCCTCATACCATTGAGGAAGCTTATGAGGTTGCTGATGCCGTAATTGATGCTGTTGAGCAACAAGATTTTAGCGAGTTAGAGAAAGAGTTAGGTGATTTGTTATTTCAGGTAATTTTTTATAGCCAACTTGGTCAAGAGCAAAAAAGCTTTGACTTTGATAGTGTAGTTGCCGCTATTTGCGAGAAACTTATTCGCCGCCACCCTCATGTTTTTGGTGATAAACAACTTTCTACTGATGCCGAGATTAAAGCTAACTGGGAAAATGAAAAAGCGAAAGAAAGACAAAGTAAAAATATACATGAAAAAATTAGTATATTAGCTGATATTCCTAGAAATTTACCCGCGCTTTCCCAAGCGGCTAAAATTCAAAAACGTTGTGCTCATGTAGGTTTTGATTGGAATAATATTGACGATGTTTTTGCCAAAGTGCTTGAAGAAGTAGAAGAGGTTAAACAAGAGCTACATCATTCCCCTGAATTACTAGCAGAAGAAATAGGCGACTTATTGTTTGCTGTTGTTAACTTATGTCGTCATGCAAAGCAAGATCCTGAGAGTATTTTGCGACAAGCGAATAAAAAATTTACCAACCGATTCCATCATGTTGAACAACAGGTTCAATTAAGTAATAGATGTTTTGAACAGCATGACTTAGCTGAATTAGAGCAATATTGGCTACAGGCTAAAAACAGGCAAAAAAAAATAAATTAA
- a CDS encoding CBS domain-containing protein: protein MKNLHLFDLEKVDNIIAPKYFEPTTLYSPATTIFTDFKLNSPLKVKANTLAVDVLDLMMKSHVQMKIVVSDSDEFLGIVSTKELSEQRLISEVAKGTPRNEILVEELMLPRNCLSVFDYQELERSKVCDVIFALEQNRLNHCLVVDREHHQIRGVISSSDIARKLHLPLKLNYQNSFNRVFEEAYG, encoded by the coding sequence ATGAAAAATTTACACCTATTTGACCTAGAAAAGGTCGATAATATTATTGCGCCAAAATATTTTGAACCAACAACATTATACTCTCCAGCAACCACAATATTTACAGACTTCAAGCTAAACTCCCCTTTAAAAGTAAAGGCGAATACATTAGCGGTAGATGTTTTAGACTTGATGATGAAGTCTCATGTGCAAATGAAAATAGTTGTGTCTGATAGCGATGAATTTTTAGGAATTGTTAGCACTAAAGAGCTATCCGAGCAGCGCCTTATAAGTGAAGTAGCTAAAGGTACGCCAAGAAATGAAATATTGGTAGAAGAGTTAATGTTACCGCGTAACTGTTTATCTGTATTTGATTACCAGGAATTAGAACGATCAAAAGTGTGCGATGTTATTTTTGCATTAGAGCAAAATAGGCTCAACCATTGTTTAGTGGTTGATAGAGAACATCATCAGATTCGTGGTGTTATCTCATCAAGTGATATTGCGAGAAAGCTCCATTTACCTTTAAAGCTTAATTATCAGAACTCATTTAACAGGGTATTTGAAGAAGCATACGGCTAA
- a CDS encoding nitrous oxide reductase accessory protein NosL, whose translation MKNTLRKSLILFLCALTLISCSERNANEQTIHQAAAIEAADECHLCGMMIMEFPGPKGELFKKGITEAEGKKVHKFCSTRDMFSFYLEPENKRNVTTILVHDMSKSPWNAPNDEYFIDARKAWFVAGSSKTGAMGATLASFSMQSDAQEFANEFGGNVLSFEEVTLATLM comes from the coding sequence ATGAAAAACACACTACGAAAAAGTTTAATCCTATTTTTATGCGCTTTAACGCTTATCAGCTGTTCAGAGCGAAATGCAAACGAACAAACTATTCATCAGGCAGCTGCCATTGAAGCTGCAGATGAATGCCATTTATGCGGCATGATGATCATGGAATTTCCAGGACCTAAAGGTGAACTATTTAAAAAAGGAATTACCGAAGCTGAAGGTAAGAAAGTTCATAAATTTTGCTCAACACGCGACATGTTCAGCTTTTACTTAGAGCCCGAAAACAAACGAAATGTGACCACCATTTTAGTGCATGACATGAGTAAGTCGCCTTGGAATGCACCGAACGATGAATACTTTATTGATGCAAGAAAGGCATGGTTTGTCGCAGGTTCGTCTAAAACAGGTGCTATGGGAGCTACATTAGCTAGCTTTTCAATGCAAAGTGATGCGCAAGAGTTTGCTAATGAGTTTGGCGGTAATGTTTTAAGCTTTGAAGAGGTTACACTAGCAACGTTAATGTAA
- a CDS encoding ABC transporter permease, with amino-acid sequence MKQILTVANKEFHDGLRNRWLVSITLIFAMLSIGLTYFGGAASGALGIASLSTTIASLASLAVFLIPLIALLLSYDSFVGEQESGTLLLLLTYPLNTTQLLLGKFLGQGSIIALATILGFGSSAIVLYWQLDDTAVFSVFSTFITSAVLLGLSFTAIAYLISLLVSEKSKAAGFALITWFLFALAFDLALLALLVGVEQGISQQGLTQLMMLNPADIFRLVNLSGLDSSDINGALAIAIKSSLSQGQLFAILLAWVVLPLTAASIIFKKKKL; translated from the coding sequence ATGAAACAAATACTAACTGTTGCCAACAAAGAGTTTCATGATGGATTACGTAATCGCTGGCTAGTCTCTATTACGCTGATTTTTGCCATGCTCTCCATTGGTTTAACCTACTTTGGTGGTGCAGCTTCAGGAGCGCTTGGTATTGCTTCGTTATCAACAACTATTGCTAGTTTAGCAAGCTTAGCGGTATTTTTAATACCGTTAATAGCGCTGTTACTTAGCTACGACAGTTTTGTTGGCGAGCAAGAAAGTGGCACATTACTCTTATTATTAACCTATCCGTTAAATACTACGCAGCTGTTACTTGGTAAATTTTTGGGGCAAGGCAGTATAATAGCCCTAGCAACAATATTAGGGTTTGGCTCGTCGGCAATTGTGCTTTACTGGCAATTAGATGACACCGCCGTTTTCAGTGTTTTTTCAACCTTTATTACCAGTGCGGTATTACTTGGACTAAGCTTTACTGCCATCGCATATTTAATCAGTTTACTGGTCAGCGAAAAGTCTAAAGCAGCTGGATTTGCATTAATCACGTGGTTTTTATTTGCATTAGCTTTTGACCTTGCGCTACTTGCTTTATTAGTTGGTGTGGAACAAGGTATTTCACAACAAGGTCTGACCCAATTAATGATGTTAAATCCTGCTGATATTTTTAGATTAGTTAACTTATCAGGGCTAGATAGCAGCGACATTAATGGCGCGCTAGCTATCGCTATAAAATCAAGCTTATCTCAAGGGCAACTTTTTGCCATATTATTAGCTTGGGTTGTACTACCACTAACAGCTGCAAGTATCATTTTTAAAAAGAAGAAACTCTAA